The DNA window TCTGGAAGTGTATCACGTGGGCAGGCCGCGCGGGAAGAGCGGGTTGGCGTGGCAGGCCTTTCCGCAGTCCCCGCTCGGGGATGGACGTGTTCAGCCGAAGCTGGAAAGGCAGGGGCACTCGTTCTTCTTCCTCAACGGCTTTGTGGTGGGCGTATGCCACCGATGTAGAAAAGGCACGGTGGGAACGCGGTCTTCCCCCTCTCCCCTCGTGGGAGAGGGGGCGTGTGACCAGCTTCAATGACTGCAAGATGGCCTGCCTCATCTACTCACCGCGCTGCGGGGCGTGCCCATTCACCGCCACCCAGCCTCCCCCTCAAGGGGAGGGGCATAACTGCCGTCATGGACGTCATCTCGGCGCATTCAGGGAGGATGCGTCACCTGGCCGCGGAAAGCTTTTCACCTCTTCCCACTAGAAAGGCGCCACTCCCCCTACTTCCCCGCCCGGCCCTCCCCCTCGGGCTTCTCCACCACCCTCTCCTCCTCACCCGCGCGAACGGTCTGGCGGGGGGGGACGTGCAGGCCGGGACCGACCCTTGCCCCGGCCCCCACGGTGGCGTGGGCACCGACCACCGAGGGTGGGCTGTCCGCGTCCGGGCCTCCAATCTGGGCGTCCGCCTCGACCGTCGCGTGCTGGTCCACGATGGTGCGGCGGACGGCGGCCCCCGCCCTCACCGCGGCGCCGGGCTGCACGATGCTGTCCACCACCACGGCGCCCTCCTCCACCACGGCGTTGGGGCCGATCACGCTGCGGACGACCTCCCCGGCGATGATGGCCCCGCCGCAGACGAAGGCCTGGTCGAGGCGGGCGCTGCCCTCGATGCGGGCGGGTGGGCGGGAGATCGAGCTGGTGATGAAGGGCCAGTCCTCCGTATCGAGCGGGAAGCCCCGGCCATCCAGGAAGTCGCGGTGGGCGCCGAGATAGGCCTCCAGGGTGCCCACGTCCATCCAATAGCCCTCCAGCGGGTGGGCGTAGGCGTCCCCCCGCGCCACGAGGGCCGGGAGCAACTGCTCGCCGTAGTCGCCCAGTTCACCCTGCTTCTCTAACTCCGCGAGGGTGTCCAACAGCACGCCCGCGTCGTAGGCGAAAATTTCGGCGGTCACGGTCTTTCCCAGCGGCTCACCCGGCTTGTAGGCGAACTCGCGGACCCGGCCGTCCTCACCGACGCGGACATTGCCGAAGCGGGTGGCCTGCGCCTCCTCGACCTCGGTGGTCACCATCGTGACGCTGGCGCCGCGCCGCACATGCTCGCGGATCAGGCCAGCGTAGTCGAAGCGGTAGATGTGGTCGGCGCTCAGGACGAGGACCACGTCGGGGCCGAACTCGCCCATCAGCCCCGTGTGCTGCGCGAGGGCGTGGGCGTTGCCCTGGGCGAACTCGCCGTCCTCCCGCCCAGGGCTGGAAAAGGGCGGCATGACCACCAGGCCCCCGCGCGTGCGGTCGAGGTCCCAGGGCCGCCCGCCCGAGAGGTGGTCGTTCAGGCCGTGCGGGAGGTACTGCTCGATCACCCACACGTCCTCAAGGCCGCTGTTCACCAGGTTCGACAGGGTGAAGTCGATCAGGCGGTAGGTGCCCAGGAACGGCACGGCAGGTTTGGCGCGCTCGGTGGTGAGGGGCGCCAGGCGACTGCCCTTGCCCCCTGCGAGCACGATGGCAAGCACCTTCTGACCGGCGATCCGCGAAGCCACGTCTGTGAGTGTGGCGGGTTTCCGGGACAGACGTGTGAGCCCGGACTGGACCGCGCTTCATGACCGGCCCGGCCACGAGTGTCACCTCAGGCGGGGACGCAGGAGGCCCGGTATGGTCTGATGTTTGTTCTCGTCGCGCCCGCGCTGGCGGTGATGCTGGTGTTCGCGGTGAGACAGGCCCCCACCCCAGTTTGATGTCCGGGGAGTTCCGGCCAGAGGCGGGGAACTCCGGTGTGAGGTTCTCCCGTCCGACGTTCCCAGCCTGTCCTGGGCCGCGCGGCCGCCTTCCCAAAGCCCTCATCATTTTGGCCGATGCCTGCCTCATCCCTTTCCCCTACGCTGGGGACATGAACGTGACCCGTCACCTCAGCGACACCCGCACCGGGGAGGGCCGGGTCCGGTTCCTGACCGGCGGCGGGCGCGTGCGGCTGGTGGCGGAGGGGCCGGGCTGGCAGCACGACAGCCTCCACGCCACCCTCAAGGACGCCGCGACCTTCCTCGCGGTGGTGCCCCGGCTGCCCCAGTCGTTGTACGAGCAGGCACTGGACGACCTGGAACGGCAGACCCAGTTGGGCGGAGCCGCGTAGCTGGAAGTGGGGGAAGAGAGGCCGGGGCAGCACGCTCCGGCCTCTGCTTTATCCCGCCCCCACCGCCCGCTCCGCCTCGGGGTTGGCCTCGGTCCGGCCCAGGTACGCGCCCACATCGGGCCACTCGATGATCTGGAAACGGCTGTTACGGATGGCGGGGGTAAAGCCCGCGTCCACCGCGCTGCGGATGAGTTCGCGCACGGTGGTGCGGTGCCGCCCGTGCCCGCCCGCCGCCGAGACCACGTTCTCCTCCATCATGGTGGAACCCAGGTCGTTCGCCCCGTAGTACAGCGAGGCCTGCGCAACCTTGAACCCCTGCCCCGGCCACGAGGCCTGGAGGTTGGGGACGTTATCGAGCGCGATGCGGGCAACGGCGAGCTGCTGGAGGTACTCGTGGGCGGTCGCGCCGGGCGCCTTGCCGTGCAGGCGGGTGTGCTCGGTCTGGAGGGTCCACATGGCGAAGCCGGAAAAGCCGTTGCCCCCGTACAGGCGCTGAGCCCGATCCTGCTGCTCGCGGATTTGCAGGAGGTGCCGGGTGCGCTGGGCGTACGTCTCGCCGAAGCCGATCACCATCGTCGAAATCGTATACAGCCCCTTGCGCTGCGCCGCGTCGAGGATGCGGAACCAGTCGGCGGAGCGGATGCGGGCGGGGGCCGCCTTCTTCCGCACCTCGTCCTCCAGAATTTCCCCACCCGCGCCGGGCAGGCCGTCCAGCCCCGCCTCAATCAGCGTGTCGAGCAGCTCATCCAGGCTCAGGCCGAACGTCTTCTCCATGAACAGCACCTCCTCGGGCGAGAAGGCGTCGATGCGGATACTCGGGTGGTGCGCCTTGATATGGCGCAGCAGGCCGGTGTAGTAGTCCAGGCCGAGGTCAGGGTTCACGCCGCCCTGCATCAGGATGCGGGTGCCGCCGACCGCCTCCAGCTCGGTGATCTTGGCGCTGATAGCTTCATAGTCGAGGGTGTAGCTGTCCTTCTGCCTGCGGGTGCGGTAGAAGGCGCAAAAGTTGCAGCCCACGTTGCAGATGTTGGTGTAGTTGATGTTGCGGTCGATCAGGAACGTGACCACGTCGGGGTTCGTCCGCGAGAGGCGCAGCTCGTGGGCGACCGCCGCCACGTCCGGCAGCGGCAACCTGTACAGCGCCTCGATCTCGGCGGCGTTCAGGCGCTCGCCCGACGCGGCTTTTTCGAGAATGGCGGCACCGACTCCATCCACACGGGCAGTCATGACCGCACGCTAGCACTCACGGGGGCGGCAAGCGTCCCGGCGCAGGCGAACCTCAGCGCCGGTCCTCCACCCCGTCGGGCACGAGCAGCAGTACCGTTCCGGCGCGGACCGGCAGGGCTTCCCAGGGCTCGCCCGGAGTCACCCGGTAGCCCTCGGCAGCCCGCAGCCGCACGAACTCGCGCTGGGGCAGGTCCAGGATGGCCTCACCCGCCAGGCAGGTGAGCCAGCCGGAGACACTTGGGCCGCCGACCTTGCCCTTCAGCGCCAGAACGCGCAGCAGGCCGCCGGGCAGCGCCACCCACTCGCCCGGGGTACTTGCCGCCAGCCGGGCGAGGTGCAGCGCCTGGGGCGGCTCGGGCCGGGGAGGGCGGGGCCGCACCCGGCTACTCCCCGCGCGCCGCCTGGTTCAGCTTCTTGCTCGCCTGGAGGGCCATCCCTTTGGCCTTTTTCACGTCCAGGCCGAGGGTGGGGGCGACCTCCTCCACCTTGCGGCCCTGGTCGCGGGTGGCGGTGACCAGCGCGCGTTCCTGCTCGCTCAGCACGCCCAGGTGCGGCTTGAGGTCGGCCCAGGTGAGGGCGGCTTTGGCGGGAGCTTTGGTGGCCGTCTTGGTCCGGGTCGAGGTGGCTTTGGCGGCAGGCTTCCTTGCCGCCGTCCGGCTAGCGGGCGCCTTTCTGGTTGGAGCTTTGGCTGCCGTTCGTGTCCCCGTACTCTTGCGGGTCGTGCCAGCCCGCGCAGCGCCCGCCTTCGTTCCCCCCGCTTTCGTGCCCGCCGCCTTACGCGCGCCCTTCCCCGCCTTGCCCTTGGGCTCCTTGCCGCGCTCCTCCAGGATTTCCAGGGCGCGCTCGGGCGTCAGAGTCCCCTCGTCCTCGCCCTTGCGCAGGGTGGCGTTGCGCTCGCCGTCGGTGAGGTACGGCCCGTAACGGCCCGACTTGAGCGTGATGGGAGAACGGCCCTCGTACTCGAAGGTCCGCAGGGGTGCGGCCGCCGCCCCCCTCGCCCGGAAGCGCGGCTGCATGAACAGCGCCTCGGCCTCGGGCAGCGACACCGTGAACAGTTGCTCGTGGGTGGCGAGGCTGCGCGAGTCGTTCCCGCGTTTCAGATACGGCCCGAACTTGCCGTTCTGCGCCCAGATTTCCTCACCCTCCGAGACGCCCACCAGGCGCGGCAGGCTGAGGAGCCGCAGGGCGCGTTCCAAGGTGATCGTGTTCAGGTCGTCGCCCGGGAAGAGGCTCGCCGAGCGCACGGGCGGATTGCCGTCTCCCAGCGTGACGTATGGCCCATACCTTCCGGCACGGGCCACGACGGGATGCCCGGTCGCCTCGTCCGTGCCGATCACCCGGTCTCCGGTCGGGCGGCCCAGCAGCTCGGCGGCCTTTTCGGGCGTCAACTCGTCGGGCGCGAGGTCTTCGGGGAGGTTCGCCTTCTCCTCGCCGCGTTGCAGGTACGGCCCGTAGCGGCCGACCCGGACCTCAATGCCTGTGCCCTCCAGCTTCGGCACGACGATGGTGGCGATGCCGCGCGCGTCGATCTCGCCCATCTTGGAGTCGATCAGGGGCCGCAGGGCCATCCCCTCGCCGCCCTCGCCCAGGTAGAAGCGGCGCAGGTACGGTACCCGCCGCGCCCGCCCCCCCGCGATGTCGTCGAGGTCCTCCTCCATCCGGGCGGTGAAGTCGTAGTCCACCAGGTTGCCGAAATGGTGCTCCAGCAGCGCGGAGGTGGCAAAGGCGGTCCACGAGGGCACCAGCGCCTGCCCCTTCTTGGTCGCGTAACCCCGGTCCTGAATGGTGCCCAGGATGCTCGCGTAGGTGGAGGGACGGCCGATGCCCGCGCCCTCCAACGCCTGCACCAGGGAAGCCTCGGTGTAGCGGGCGGGGGGCTGGGTCTCGTGGCCCTCGGGTTTGACGCCCTCGGCAGTAACGCGCTCGCCCTCCCTCAGCGGCGGCAGCGGGGTCTCACGGTCCTCCAGCGCGGCGGCGGGGTCGTCGCGGCCCTCGACGTAGGCGCGCAGGAAGCCGGGGAAGTCGATGGTGCGGCCCGTGGCGCTCAGGCCCACCTCCTCCCCGGTCCTCGCCTTTCCGGCCAGACGCACCCGCAGGCTGCGGCCCCGGGCGTCGGCCATCTGGCAGGCAACCGTGCGTTTCCAGATCAGGTCGTAGAGGCGCCACTCGTCGCCCGAGAGTTCGCCGCGCAGGCTGTCCGGTGTGCGGAAGCTCGACCCGGCGGGGCGAATCGCCTCGTGCGCCTCCTGGGCATTCTTGGCCTTCTTGGCGTAGACGCGGGGCTGGGGGCTGAGGTACTCCGGGCCGTACATCGCCTTCACCTGCGTGCGGGCCGCCGTGATCGCCTCCTGCGAGAGGTTGGTCGAGTCCGTTCGCATGTAGGTGATGTAGCCCTGCTCGTACAGCCGCTGCGCCGCGCGCATGGTGCGGGTAGCGGCGAAGCCCAGCTTGCGGCTCCCCTCCTGCTGGAGCGTGGAGGTGATGAAGGGCGCGTAGGGCCGCTGGGTGAAGGGCTTCTCCTCGGCGGAGGTGACGGTGAGCGCCTGCCCGGTCAGCCCGTCTGCGAGTGAACGTGCCGCCGCCTCGTCGAGCAGCCGCACCTCCGTCCCCTTCTTCAGCTGGCCGGTGAGGGGGTCGAAGTCCTTGCCCGTCGCCAGCCGCACGCCATCCACGTCGGTGAGCCGGGCGGGGAAGCGGGCCGAGTCCTCCGTCAGCGCGGTCACGAGGAGGTCCCACCACGTCCCGCTGACAAAGCGCATCCGCTCGCGCTCGCGCTCGACGAGCATCCGGGTCGCCACCGACTGCACCCGGCCCGCGCTGAGCTTGGGCGCGACCTTCTTCCACAGCACCGGGCTGACCTCGTAGCCGTAGAGGCGGTCCAGCGCCCGGCGGGCCTCCTGCGCCTCGACGAGGTTGGTATCGATCTGGCGCGGGTGTTTGATCGCCTGGTCGATGGCCTCCTTGGTGATCTCGTGGAAGACCATCCGCTTGACCGGGACCTTGGGTTTCAACTCCTGATACAGGTGCCAGGCGATGCTCTCACCCTCGCGGTCGTCGTCGGTCGCCAGGATGATCTCGTCGGCCTCCTGCGCGAGCTTTTTCAGCCGGGCGACCTGCTGCCTTTTCTCGGGCGAGACCACGTACAGGGGCTGAAAATCATGCTCCACATCCAGCCCGAGTCTGGCCCAGGCCTGACCCTTGTACTTCTCGGGGATGTCGGCGGCGCTCCTGGGGAGGTCGCGGATGTGCCCGATGGACGACTCCACCGCGTACCCCTTTCCGAGGTACTTCTCGATGGTTTTGGCCTTGGCGGGCGACTCGACGATCACGAGGGTTCTGGGCATAGTTGGGTCACTCCCGGCGGGAATTGACGGTGAGGGTAGCACGGCCCTCCCGGGGGGCAAGGGAAGGCTCCTTACCAGCGTAGCCGCCCATCTTGCCCCGGGAGGCCGCATTTCCTTCATGCTACCCTCGGCACAATGCGCGCCCGGGGCTCGACTGTCACGCTGCTGCCGCTGGTCGTGGTGGCGGCGCTGGCTCTGGGATTCCTGCTGCTGCCCGCAGCCCGCGCCCCCCGCACCGAGCGCCCCCATCCCGCCCTGATCGTGCTGGGGGCGGCGCAGTATGCCGGGCGGCCCAGCCCCGCCTTCCAGCGGAGACTGGACCACGCGCTGGCGCTGTACCGGGCGGGCGGCGTGCGGACCATCGTCGTGACCGGCGGACGGCGACCCGGCGATCCCCACAGCGAGGGTGAGGTCGGCGTGGGCTACCTGGGCCGCCGCGGTGTTCCAGCCACGGTCCTCATCGCCGAAACGCGCAGCCGCACCACCCTGGAGAACCTGCGGAATGCCCGGGTCTACCTGCTGCCCAGCACCCCGGTCACCCTCGTGACCGACGAGGCCCACGCCCCCCGTGCCCTGGCCCTGGCCCGCGCCCTGGGTCTGGATGCGAATGCGAGCGCCAGCCCCCTGAGCCCCCACCCCGACCGCCGCTACCTGCTGCGGGAGAAGCTGGCGCTGGTAGCGTACGCGTTGTTGGGGGTCGGGTTGCGTTGACTGACCTCTCCGGCTCCCGTCGTGGGGGCGGGGGTCGAAACCAATAGCCACACGAACACGAGGAGTTCTCGGGCAACGCTTGCGCTGCATGCCACATTGACGCCTGAAGGTTTCGCGGGCATTCGGGTCGGCATTCTTCCGATACCCGCAGGCAACACATCGGAACTCCGCCTGACTCACATGGTCCTGCGCGTCGGCGTGGGCTCTCCTCAACCCACCTCCCCGGCCAGTTCCCGGAGAGCCGACAGGTCCAGGGCCGTGAGGGCGACGTTCACCCGCGCCTCAAAGTCCCGGGGAGCCCCCGGCAACGCCCCGGCGAGCGCGACCGCCCCCTTCTCGTTCAGCAGCCAGGCCCGTTCCCGCGCGCAGAGGGTCTGCA is part of the Deinococcus apachensis DSM 19763 genome and encodes:
- the mqnC gene encoding cyclic dehypoxanthinyl futalosine synthase, whose amino-acid sequence is MTARVDGVGAAILEKAASGERLNAAEIEALYRLPLPDVAAVAHELRLSRTNPDVVTFLIDRNINYTNICNVGCNFCAFYRTRRQKDSYTLDYEAISAKITELEAVGGTRILMQGGVNPDLGLDYYTGLLRHIKAHHPSIRIDAFSPEEVLFMEKTFGLSLDELLDTLIEAGLDGLPGAGGEILEDEVRKKAAPARIRSADWFRILDAAQRKGLYTISTMVIGFGETYAQRTRHLLQIREQQDRAQRLYGGNGFSGFAMWTLQTEHTRLHGKAPGATAHEYLQQLAVARIALDNVPNLQASWPGQGFKVAQASLYYGANDLGSTMMEENVVSAAGGHGRHRTTVRELIRSAVDAGFTPAIRNSRFQIIEWPDVGAYLGRTEANPEAERAVGAG
- a CDS encoding glucose-1-phosphate adenylyltransferase family protein, which produces MASRIAGQKVLAIVLAGGKGSRLAPLTTERAKPAVPFLGTYRLIDFTLSNLVNSGLEDVWVIEQYLPHGLNDHLSGGRPWDLDRTRGGLVVMPPFSSPGREDGEFAQGNAHALAQHTGLMGEFGPDVVLVLSADHIYRFDYAGLIREHVRRGASVTMVTTEVEEAQATRFGNVRVGEDGRVREFAYKPGEPLGKTVTAEIFAYDAGVLLDTLAELEKQGELGDYGEQLLPALVARGDAYAHPLEGYWMDVGTLEAYLGAHRDFLDGRGFPLDTEDWPFITSSISRPPARIEGSARLDQAFVCGGAIIAGEVVRSVIGPNAVVEEGAVVVDSIVQPGAAVRAGAAVRRTIVDQHATVEADAQIGGPDADSPPSVVGAHATVGAGARVGPGLHVPPRQTVRAGEEERVVEKPEGEGRAGK
- the topA gene encoding type I DNA topoisomerase, which translates into the protein MPRTLVIVESPAKAKTIEKYLGKGYAVESSIGHIRDLPRSAADIPEKYKGQAWARLGLDVEHDFQPLYVVSPEKRQQVARLKKLAQEADEIILATDDDREGESIAWHLYQELKPKVPVKRMVFHEITKEAIDQAIKHPRQIDTNLVEAQEARRALDRLYGYEVSPVLWKKVAPKLSAGRVQSVATRMLVERERERMRFVSGTWWDLLVTALTEDSARFPARLTDVDGVRLATGKDFDPLTGQLKKGTEVRLLDEAAARSLADGLTGQALTVTSAEEKPFTQRPYAPFITSTLQQEGSRKLGFAATRTMRAAQRLYEQGYITYMRTDSTNLSQEAITAARTQVKAMYGPEYLSPQPRVYAKKAKNAQEAHEAIRPAGSSFRTPDSLRGELSGDEWRLYDLIWKRTVACQMADARGRSLRVRLAGKARTGEEVGLSATGRTIDFPGFLRAYVEGRDDPAAALEDRETPLPPLREGERVTAEGVKPEGHETQPPARYTEASLVQALEGAGIGRPSTYASILGTIQDRGYATKKGQALVPSWTAFATSALLEHHFGNLVDYDFTARMEEDLDDIAGGRARRVPYLRRFYLGEGGEGMALRPLIDSKMGEIDARGIATIVVPKLEGTGIEVRVGRYGPYLQRGEEKANLPEDLAPDELTPEKAAELLGRPTGDRVIGTDEATGHPVVARAGRYGPYVTLGDGNPPVRSASLFPGDDLNTITLERALRLLSLPRLVGVSEGEEIWAQNGKFGPYLKRGNDSRSLATHEQLFTVSLPEAEALFMQPRFRARGAAAAPLRTFEYEGRSPITLKSGRYGPYLTDGERNATLRKGEDEGTLTPERALEILEERGKEPKGKAGKGARKAAGTKAGGTKAGAARAGTTRKSTGTRTAAKAPTRKAPASRTAARKPAAKATSTRTKTATKAPAKAALTWADLKPHLGVLSEQERALVTATRDQGRKVEEVAPTLGLDVKKAKGMALQASKKLNQAARGE
- a CDS encoding YdcF family protein, with translation MRARGSTVTLLPLVVVAALALGFLLLPAARAPRTERPHPALIVLGAAQYAGRPSPAFQRRLDHALALYRAGGVRTIVVTGGRRPGDPHSEGEVGVGYLGRRGVPATVLIAETRSRTTLENLRNARVYLLPSTPVTLVTDEAHAPRALALARALGLDANASASPLSPHPDRRYLLREKLALVAYALLGVGLR